Proteins encoded together in one Diceros bicornis minor isolate mBicDic1 chromosome 18, mDicBic1.mat.cur, whole genome shotgun sequence window:
- the PIRT gene encoding phosphoinositide-interacting protein, with product MTMEALPKVVEVDEKSPESKDLLPSQTASSLCISSRSESVWTTTPRSNWEIYRKPVVIMSVGGAILLFGVVITCLAYTLNLGDKSLKVLRMIGPAFLSLGLMMLVCGLVWVPIIRKKQRQRQKSVFFQSLKSFFLNR from the coding sequence ATGACAATGGAGGCTCTCCCCAAGGTCGTGGAGGTCGACGAGAAGTCTCCAGAATCCAAGGACCTGCTGCCCAGCCAGACCGCCAGCTCCCTGTGCATCAGCTCCAGAAGTGAGTCTGTCTGGACCACCACCCCCCGGAGTAACTGGGAAATCTACCGCAAGCCCGTCGTCATCATGTCCGTGGGCGGTGCCATCCTCCTCTTCGGTGTGGTCATCACCTGCTTGGCCTACACCCTGAACCTGGGTGACAAGAGCCTTAAGGTCCTTAGGATGATAgggcctgccttcctctccctggGACTCATGATGCTGGTGTGTGGGCTGGTGTGGGTGCCCATCATCAGaaagaaacagaggcagagacagaaatCGGTTTTCTTCCAGAGTCTCAAGTCCTTCTTCCTGAATCGCTGA